A stretch of the Nitratireductor thuwali genome encodes the following:
- a CDS encoding SspB family protein → MAEDRIRYDILAQEALRGVMRKVLQEVAQTGLPGNHHFFITFLTGAPGVRISSRLKERYPDQMTIVIQYQYWDLKVTEKGFEVVLSFADTPEKLEIPFAAVRGFYDPSVNFELEFEVKAEPGAEVAPEPAQKPAAAAKTKSASKKADEKPADEAAKPDDGDGKSAEVVSLDAFRKK, encoded by the coding sequence ATGGCTGAAGACCGCATTCGCTACGACATTCTTGCTCAGGAAGCCTTGCGCGGCGTCATGCGCAAGGTGCTGCAGGAGGTTGCTCAGACCGGTCTTCCCGGCAACCACCACTTCTTCATCACCTTTCTGACCGGCGCGCCGGGCGTGCGCATCTCAAGCCGCCTCAAGGAGCGCTATCCCGACCAGATGACGATCGTCATCCAGTATCAGTACTGGGATCTGAAGGTGACGGAGAAAGGTTTCGAGGTCGTCCTGTCCTTCGCCGATACGCCGGAGAAGCTGGAAATACCCTTCGCCGCCGTGCGCGGCTTTTACGATCCCTCGGTCAATTTCGAGCTGGAGTTCGAGGTCAAGGCCGAGCCTGGCGCGGAAGTTGCCCCCGAACCCGCTCAAAAGCCCGCGGCGGCGGCGAAAACTAAATCTGCTTCCAAAAAAGCGGATGAAAAGCCCGCCGACGAAGCGGCAAAGCCGGACGATGGCGACGGCAAGAGCGCCGAAGTCGTCTCGCTCGACGCCTTCCGCAAGAAGTAG
- a CDS encoding thymidylate synthase encodes MRQYLDLLADVLEHGVDRDDRTGTGTRGIFGYQMRFDLAAGFPALTTKKLHLKSIIHELLWFLSGDTNIAYLKEHGVRIWDEWADENGDLGPVYGAQWRSWPAPDGRRIDQIANLVKGLRENPHSRRHVVTAWNPAEVDEMALPPCHCLFQFHVAEGRLSCQLYQRSADIFLGVPFNIASYALLTMMIAQVTGLKPGHFVHTLGDAHLYANHFDQAREQLTRKPGALPTMWINPEVDDLFAFRFEDFRLDDYHAAPTIRAPIAV; translated from the coding sequence ATGCGCCAATATCTCGACCTTCTCGCCGACGTTCTCGAACACGGCGTCGACCGCGACGACCGCACCGGAACGGGAACGCGCGGCATATTCGGCTACCAGATGCGGTTCGACCTGGCGGCGGGCTTTCCGGCGCTGACCACCAAGAAGCTGCACCTTAAATCCATTATCCATGAGCTCCTCTGGTTCCTGAGCGGCGATACCAATATTGCCTATCTCAAGGAACACGGTGTGAGGATATGGGACGAGTGGGCGGACGAGAACGGCGATCTCGGACCGGTCTATGGAGCGCAATGGCGCTCGTGGCCGGCGCCGGACGGCCGGCGCATCGATCAGATCGCGAATCTGGTAAAGGGGTTGCGCGAAAATCCTCACTCGCGACGGCATGTGGTGACCGCCTGGAACCCGGCCGAGGTCGACGAGATGGCATTGCCGCCCTGCCATTGCCTTTTCCAGTTTCACGTGGCCGAGGGCCGGCTTTCGTGCCAGCTCTATCAGCGCTCGGCGGACATTTTCCTGGGCGTTCCCTTCAATATCGCCTCCTATGCGCTTTTGACCATGATGATCGCACAGGTGACGGGGCTGAAGCCCGGACACTTCGTCCATACGCTGGGCGACGCACATCTTTATGCCAACCATTTCGACCAGGCACGTGAACAGCTGACGCGGAAGCCGGGGGCGCTGCCGACGATGTGGATCAATCCGGAGGTGGATGACCTTTTCGCTTTCCGGTTCGAGGATTTCCGGCTGGACGACTACCATGCCGCCCCGACCATCCGCGCGCCGATTGCGGTTTGA
- a CDS encoding dihydrofolate reductase — MDIALVVAMAENGVIGREGGLPWRLSTDLKRFKAVTMGKPVIMGRKTWESIGRPLPGRLNIVISRDPAYVAEGAEVVPSLDAGLALAEERAAGADEICVIGGGEIFREALEHSDRLYVTHVLADVTGDAHFPPIDSTHWEAVSTEDVPAGEKDVYPTRYVVYQRCR, encoded by the coding sequence ATGGACATCGCACTTGTCGTGGCCATGGCTGAGAACGGGGTGATCGGACGGGAAGGCGGGCTACCCTGGCGATTGTCGACCGATCTCAAGCGGTTCAAGGCCGTGACTATGGGCAAGCCCGTCATCATGGGACGCAAGACGTGGGAGAGCATCGGCAGGCCTCTTCCGGGCCGCCTCAACATCGTGATCTCACGCGATCCGGCCTATGTCGCCGAGGGCGCCGAGGTCGTGCCGTCGCTCGATGCCGGGCTGGCGCTGGCCGAGGAAAGGGCCGCCGGCGCAGACGAAATCTGCGTTATCGGCGGCGGGGAGATATTCCGCGAGGCGCTCGAGCACAGCGACCGCCTTTACGTGACGCATGTCCTTGCGGACGTGACCGGAGATGCTCATTTCCCCCCGATCGACAGCACGCATTGGGAGGCGGTGTCCACCGAAGACGTGCCTGCGGGCGAGAAGGACGTTTACCCGACCCGCTATGTCGTCTACCAACGGTGCCGATAG
- a CDS encoding TetR/AcrR family transcriptional regulator → MEQRNDPDIIPTRGHAAKRDSIIEAAASVFCREGFAGANIDLIAAEACVSRQTVYNHHGCKEKLFSVVLSELTARCNARSFSVLGTFPDRPKDLEADLVEFAVRLNKNFLYDRDAKFLRKLIQSEGERYPEIFDQWYEEGPGKVASALAAHFARMAFAGHLDIDDPDVAAQQFLALIGADIKLRSLFGQPVPDEKLRASAKAAVHTFLRAYGKERVPRGG, encoded by the coding sequence ATGGAACAGCGTAACGATCCTGACATCATCCCGACACGCGGCCACGCCGCCAAGCGGGACTCCATCATCGAGGCGGCGGCGAGCGTGTTTTGTCGCGAAGGCTTTGCTGGCGCCAATATCGACCTGATCGCCGCCGAGGCCTGCGTTTCGCGCCAGACGGTGTATAATCATCACGGCTGCAAGGAGAAGCTCTTCTCCGTAGTTCTGAGCGAACTGACGGCACGTTGCAATGCGCGTTCCTTCTCCGTCCTCGGAACATTTCCCGACCGTCCCAAGGACCTCGAGGCCGATCTGGTCGAGTTTGCGGTCCGGCTCAACAAGAACTTCCTTTATGATCGCGACGCGAAGTTTCTGCGCAAGCTGATACAGTCGGAAGGCGAGCGCTATCCGGAAATCTTCGACCAGTGGTACGAAGAGGGGCCGGGGAAGGTGGCGTCGGCGCTGGCAGCGCATTTTGCACGCATGGCCTTTGCCGGTCATCTCGACATCGACGATCCCGACGTGGCGGCGCAACAGTTCCTGGCCCTCATCGGCGCGGACATAAAGCTGCGCTCGCTTTTCGGGCAGCCCGTGCCTGACGAAAAGCTGCGCGCCAGTGCCAAAGCGGCGGTGCACACTTTCCTGCGCGCCTATGGCAAGGAACGTGTCCCGCGCGGCGGCTGA
- a CDS encoding DUF2065 domain-containing protein: MTDFLAALGLVLVFEGLLYGGLPGLAKRMAADVINMPEGLMRAAGLAVMVCGVIIVWLVRG, translated from the coding sequence GTGACCGACTTTCTTGCCGCGCTGGGCCTGGTCCTCGTCTTTGAAGGGCTCCTTTACGGCGGATTGCCCGGCTTGGCCAAGCGGATGGCGGCCGACGTCATCAACATGCCCGAGGGGCTAATGCGTGCAGCCGGGCTCGCCGTGATGGTGTGCGGTGTCATCATCGTCTGGCTTGTTCGCGGATGA
- a CDS encoding DUF4169 family protein, with translation MGDIVNLRRKRKEKAQADKRVTAEENRARFGRTRAARNKERMKALIETARLDAHRREPEE, from the coding sequence ATGGGCGATATCGTCAATCTCCGCCGAAAGCGCAAGGAAAAGGCTCAAGCCGACAAGCGCGTCACTGCGGAAGAAAACCGGGCCAGGTTCGGCCGCACGCGCGCGGCGCGCAACAAGGAGCGCATGAAGGCCCTCATCGAGACAGCCAGGCTTGACGCCCATCGCCGCGAACCTGAGGAATGA
- a CDS encoding GNAT family N-acetyltransferase, whose protein sequence is MIPLRTERLVIRNWEDRDRPLFHRINSDPQVMEFFPFRRDREASDRLLDRLHEGIAERGFGFCALERLEDGACMGFAGLSLVSGIPGLPADSVEIGWRLAPEFWGKGYVTEASNAWLDYGFSELGLKEIVSFAVRTNKRSTSVMERIGMTHYPDEDFDHPAVPDSHPALKPHVLYRISYETWQRLRSDHSVSPS, encoded by the coding sequence ATGATCCCGTTACGTACCGAACGGCTCGTGATCCGCAACTGGGAAGATCGCGACCGGCCGCTCTTCCACCGCATCAACTCCGACCCGCAGGTGATGGAGTTCTTTCCCTTCCGGCGCGACCGCGAAGCATCCGACAGGCTGCTCGACCGGCTGCACGAGGGCATCGCCGAGCGCGGGTTCGGCTTTTGCGCGCTGGAACGGCTGGAGGACGGCGCTTGCATGGGCTTTGCAGGGCTGAGCCTGGTTTCCGGCATTCCGGGCCTGCCGGCCGATAGCGTCGAAATCGGCTGGCGCCTGGCGCCTGAATTCTGGGGCAAAGGCTACGTGACCGAGGCCTCGAATGCCTGGCTCGACTATGGTTTCTCGGAACTGGGGCTGAAAGAGATCGTCTCCTTCGCCGTGCGCACCAACAAGCGCTCCACCTCGGTGATGGAACGCATCGGTATGACCCACTATCCGGACGAAGACTTCGATCACCCCGCCGTGCCCGACAGCCATCCGGCGCTCAAGCCCCACGTGCTTTACCGCATCTCGTACGAGACGTGGCAGCGCCTACGCAGCGACCACAGCGTCAGTCCATCCTGA
- a CDS encoding AAA family ATPase, protein MNSTKQNLFVLTGGPGSGKTTLLDALDAAGFATAPEAGRSIIRQQKAMGGSGLPSADRLLYAELMLSWDIRSFQAAPDETAFFDRGIPDTIGYLSLCGIAVPAHFHRAAEMFRYNRTVFILPPWPDIFRNDTERTQSPEEAEATFRAMQETYTALGYRLVEVPRTRLRERLAFVLAAAGVGDHPCPDKKKGADNRGPRP, encoded by the coding sequence GTGAACTCGACAAAGCAGAACCTCTTCGTCCTGACCGGAGGACCCGGGTCGGGAAAGACGACCCTCCTGGACGCGCTGGACGCAGCCGGCTTTGCGACCGCGCCCGAAGCCGGGCGCAGCATTATCCGGCAGCAAAAGGCGATGGGCGGCAGCGGCCTGCCGTCGGCTGACCGGTTGCTCTATGCCGAACTCATGCTGAGCTGGGATATCAGGTCATTCCAGGCGGCACCGGACGAGACCGCGTTCTTCGACCGTGGCATTCCGGACACGATAGGCTACCTGTCTCTTTGCGGGATCGCGGTACCCGCCCATTTTCACCGCGCGGCCGAGATGTTCCGGTACAACCGGACAGTCTTCATCCTGCCCCCATGGCCGGACATCTTCCGCAACGACACCGAGCGCACGCAGTCTCCAGAGGAAGCCGAGGCGACCTTTCGGGCCATGCAAGAGACGTACACGGCGCTCGGCTACCGGCTCGTCGAAGTGCCCCGCACGCGTTTGCGGGAACGGCTCGCCTTCGTGCTGGCCGCCGCAGGCGTCGGCGATCACCCCTGTCCGGACAAGAAAAAGGGCGCGGACAATCGCGGCCCGCGCCCTTGA
- the serB gene encoding phosphoserine phosphatase SerB, translated as MDAPMSLVATLISHPRQRALKPQLANMASKTLGASRIDWLAADIACDIEIPEDRSPGEADALLRTALTGQPVDIAVQPAAGRRKKMLIADMDSTMIDQECIDELADEIGIKEKVATITARAMNGEIEFEPALRERVALLKGLELAVVGKVIEGRISLASGGRELVATMKAAGAYTALVSGGFDVFTGRIAEMLGFHEHRANRLIEERGVLTGLVTEPILGMQAKIDALTGIAARLGIGHDEVIAVGDGANDLGMLRLAGTGVALHAKPSVAAAAGIRIDHGDLTALLYLQGYRQSQFAQ; from the coding sequence ATGGACGCGCCCATGTCTCTTGTCGCAACGCTCATCTCCCATCCGCGCCAGCGCGCGTTGAAACCTCAATTGGCGAATATGGCGAGCAAGACCCTTGGCGCAAGCCGCATCGACTGGCTGGCGGCCGATATTGCCTGCGACATCGAAATACCTGAAGATCGCTCGCCGGGCGAAGCCGATGCCTTGCTGCGCACGGCGCTTACCGGCCAACCGGTCGACATCGCCGTGCAGCCGGCTGCCGGAAGGCGCAAGAAAATGCTGATCGCCGACATGGACTCGACCATGATCGACCAGGAATGCATAGACGAACTGGCCGATGAAATCGGCATCAAGGAAAAGGTGGCTACGATAACCGCGCGCGCCATGAACGGCGAAATCGAGTTCGAACCTGCCTTGCGCGAGCGTGTGGCGCTCCTGAAGGGTTTGGAATTGGCTGTCGTCGGCAAGGTGATCGAGGGGCGCATCAGCCTGGCATCCGGTGGCCGCGAACTGGTCGCCACAATGAAGGCTGCGGGCGCCTATACGGCGCTCGTCTCCGGCGGCTTCGACGTCTTTACCGGCCGTATCGCCGAGATGCTCGGCTTTCACGAACACCGGGCCAACAGGCTGATCGAGGAGCGCGGCGTGCTCACCGGTCTGGTTACCGAGCCCATTTTGGGGATGCAGGCCAAGATCGATGCGCTGACCGGGATTGCCGCGCGGCTCGGCATAGGCCACGACGAGGTGATCGCGGTGGGAGACGGCGCGAACGACCTCGGCATGCTGCGCTTGGCAGGCACCGGCGTGGCGCTCCACGCCAAGCCTTCGGTTGCCGCGGCGGCAGGCATCCGTATCGACCATGGAGACCTGACCGCTCTTCTATACCTGCAAGGCTATCGACAATCGCAGTTTGCCCAATGA
- the hflC gene encoding protease modulator HflC has translation MNNRLPIIVVIAAIVLFLLYSSIFVVNERQQAIVLRFGEIVDVEREPGLYFKLPFGFLEADNVQHIEDRIMRFDLDDIRVQVSGGKFYEVDAFVAYSIEDPRVFRREVSGSIALAEQRLRTRLDAALRRVYGLRGFEAALSEERSSMMREVAAQLATAATTLGLQIEDVRIRRTDLTAEVSQQTYDRMKAERLAEAERLRARGREAAARIRARADREVVEILAAAQREAEILRGEGEGERNAIFADAFQRDEDFFEFYRSMAAYRQALDPSGTTMLLTPDSEFFRYFGSAGGSAPGGQSPGGGGPTAALPVPQQQNDAAQ, from the coding sequence ATGAATAATCGTCTTCCAATTATCGTCGTCATCGCGGCGATCGTGCTGTTCCTTCTCTATTCCTCGATCTTCGTGGTCAATGAACGCCAGCAGGCGATCGTCCTGCGCTTCGGCGAGATCGTCGATGTGGAGCGCGAGCCGGGTCTCTATTTCAAGCTGCCCTTCGGCTTTCTCGAAGCCGACAACGTCCAGCACATTGAGGACCGTATAATGCGGTTCGATCTCGACGATATCCGTGTGCAGGTGTCGGGCGGCAAGTTCTACGAGGTGGATGCCTTCGTCGCCTATTCGATCGAAGACCCGCGTGTCTTCCGCCGGGAGGTTTCGGGCAGCATCGCGCTGGCCGAGCAGAGGCTGCGGACCCGTCTCGATGCCGCTTTGCGCCGCGTTTACGGTTTGCGTGGCTTCGAAGCAGCCCTTTCGGAGGAGCGCAGCTCGATGATGCGTGAAGTCGCCGCTCAGTTGGCGACGGCGGCCACCACCCTCGGTCTGCAGATCGAGGATGTGCGCATCCGGCGGACCGACCTCACTGCCGAAGTCTCGCAGCAGACCTACGACCGCATGAAAGCGGAGCGTCTGGCGGAGGCCGAAAGGCTTCGTGCCCGAGGCCGCGAGGCGGCGGCCCGCATCCGGGCACGCGCCGACCGCGAAGTGGTCGAAATTCTCGCCGCAGCACAGCGTGAGGCGGAAATTCTCCGAGGTGAGGGTGAAGGCGAGCGCAATGCTATCTTCGCCGATGCCTTCCAGCGTGACGAGGACTTCTTCGAGTTCTATCGCTCGATGGCTGCCTACAGGCAGGCGCTCGATCCGTCCGGGACGACGATGCTTCTCACGCCCGATTCGGAGTTCTTCCGTTACTTCGGCAGCGCCGGCGGCAGTGCCCCCGGCGGGCAGAGCCCGGGCGGCGGTGGTCCCACGGCTGCGCTTCCTGTTCCGCAACAGCAGAACGATGCGGCCCAGTAA
- the hflK gene encoding FtsH protease activity modulator HflK: protein MPWNNQSGSGGPWGGGGGNGGGPWGQGPRGPSGPQGSPPDLEEIIRRGQDRLKRALPGGGSAGPGMFILIAVALVGLWLFKSVYTVQPDELAVELRFGKPKAELSEPGLHFHWWPVETVETASVAERLVDIGEVRAGGSSGLMLSGDQNIVDVKFSVAYQVADPGAYLFNVQNPDEMVRQIAESAMREVVGRRPAQDIFRDDRQGIAEDVRGIIQSTLEEYGTGLIVNALSIEDAAPPREVADAFDEVQRAEQDEDRFVEESNQYSNQRLGQARGEAAEIREEAAAYKNRVVLEAEGEAQRFISVYNEYAKAPEVTRKRLFLETMENVLRGSNKVIVEGGSGQGVLPYLPLPELRQRQPVEAQTQGGSN, encoded by the coding sequence ATGCCCTGGAACAATCAAAGTGGCAGCGGCGGTCCTTGGGGCGGCGGCGGCGGTAATGGTGGGGGGCCCTGGGGGCAGGGACCGCGAGGCCCGAGCGGTCCGCAGGGATCGCCGCCCGACCTCGAAGAGATCATCCGGCGCGGACAGGACAGGCTCAAGCGCGCGCTGCCGGGCGGCGGAAGCGCCGGACCCGGCATGTTCATTCTGATCGCGGTGGCGCTTGTCGGCCTGTGGCTCTTCAAGTCCGTTTACACGGTGCAGCCGGACGAATTGGCCGTCGAACTGCGCTTCGGAAAGCCCAAGGCCGAGCTCTCGGAGCCGGGTCTGCACTTCCATTGGTGGCCGGTCGAAACGGTTGAGACGGCTTCCGTGGCCGAACGCCTGGTCGATATCGGTGAAGTCCGCGCCGGCGGTTCGTCGGGACTGATGCTGTCGGGCGATCAGAACATCGTGGATGTGAAGTTCTCCGTGGCGTATCAGGTCGCAGATCCAGGCGCCTATCTCTTCAATGTCCAGAACCCCGACGAGATGGTCCGTCAGATCGCCGAGAGCGCCATGCGCGAAGTTGTCGGACGGCGTCCCGCGCAGGACATTTTCCGTGATGATCGCCAGGGGATCGCCGAGGATGTGCGCGGCATCATCCAGTCGACCCTGGAGGAGTACGGTACGGGCCTGATCGTGAACGCACTGTCGATCGAGGACGCTGCACCTCCGCGTGAAGTGGCCGACGCCTTCGATGAAGTGCAGCGCGCCGAGCAGGACGAAGACCGGTTCGTTGAAGAATCCAACCAGTATTCCAACCAGCGGCTCGGCCAGGCCCGCGGTGAGGCTGCGGAAATCCGCGAGGAGGCCGCGGCCTACAAAAACCGCGTGGTGCTGGAGGCCGAAGGTGAGGCGCAGCGCTTTATCTCCGTTTACAACGAGTACGCGAAGGCGCCGGAAGTGACGCGCAAGCGCCTGTTCCTGGAAACGATGGAGAACGTTTTGCGCGGCTCCAACAAGGTGATCGTCGAAGGCGGCTCGGGGCAGGGCGTGCTCCCCTATCTGCCACTGCCTGAACTCAGGCAAAGGCAGCCGGTAGAAGCTCAGACCCAAGGGGGCAGCAACTGA
- a CDS encoding multidrug effflux MFS transporter: MTVSYFRIALVLGLLTAIGPFAIDMYLPALPSIGSDLNAGTASVQLSLLVFFLSMGLGQIVVGPISDMTGRKLPLYGGLALFIAGSIGSALAPTVEWLIAFRILQGFGASPGMVVPRAVVRDLHTGVEAAKLMSMLMLVFSISPILAPLSGSVIIETLGWRAVFWTVGAIGIFGVVLLATSLRETRPPELRTGSSLGSALIGYRYLLGHGKFMGLTLIGGAGISSFFVYLASSPFVLIDHFGLSPMLYSVFFSINAIAFFTMSQLTGVLAERYGLRRVVRVAAMAHASVMVLLLAVMTAGAQSLWVLAGFLFVGYSFLGLVIPSTSVLAMDDHGEIAGTASALMGTLHFATGAVAMAIAGLFFDGTPYPMVAAIAGCAVTALGLTYLTVGRGREEAPAPAE; the protein is encoded by the coding sequence ATGACGGTCTCATATTTCCGCATAGCACTCGTCCTTGGGCTTTTGACCGCCATCGGCCCCTTCGCCATCGACATGTATCTTCCGGCGCTTCCTTCCATCGGCAGCGACCTGAATGCCGGAACGGCTTCCGTTCAGCTCAGCCTTCTCGTCTTCTTCCTTTCCATGGGGCTTGGCCAGATCGTCGTCGGGCCGATCTCGGACATGACGGGACGGAAGCTGCCGCTCTATGGTGGCCTCGCTCTGTTCATCGCCGGCAGCATCGGCTCCGCGCTGGCGCCGACCGTCGAGTGGTTGATCGCCTTTCGCATTCTGCAGGGCTTCGGCGCCTCGCCCGGCATGGTCGTGCCGCGCGCCGTGGTGCGCGACCTGCACACCGGCGTTGAGGCGGCCAAACTCATGTCCATGCTGATGCTTGTGTTCTCGATTTCGCCGATCCTGGCACCCTTGTCCGGCAGCGTTATCATCGAGACGCTCGGCTGGCGCGCCGTGTTCTGGACCGTCGGCGCCATCGGCATTTTCGGGGTGGTCCTGCTGGCAACCTCGCTCAGGGAAACCCGCCCGCCCGAATTGCGGACCGGCAGTTCCCTGGGAAGTGCGCTCATCGGTTACCGCTATCTTCTGGGGCACGGCAAGTTCATGGGGCTGACGCTTATAGGCGGCGCGGGCATTTCGAGCTTTTTCGTTTATCTGGCGAGCTCGCCCTTCGTACTGATCGATCATTTTGGCCTGTCGCCGATGCTGTACAGCGTGTTCTTCTCCATCAACGCCATCGCCTTCTTCACCATGTCCCAGCTTACGGGCGTGTTGGCCGAGCGCTATGGCTTGCGGCGTGTCGTGCGCGTGGCGGCAATGGCACATGCCTCCGTCATGGTGCTGCTTTTGGCCGTGATGACGGCGGGTGCCCAGTCGCTGTGGGTTCTGGCGGGCTTCCTCTTCGTCGGCTACAGTTTTCTCGGCCTTGTCATCCCCAGCACATCGGTGCTGGCGATGGACGATCACGGCGAGATCGCCGGCACGGCCTCGGCGCTGATGGGGACGCTGCACTTCGCGACCGGCGCGGTGGCGATGGCCATTGCCGGCCTGTTCTTCGACGGCACGCCCTATCCCATGGTAGCGGCCATCGCAGGGTGCGCCGTAACAGCGCTGGGGCTTACCTATCTGACGGTGGGGCGGGGCCGGGAGGAAGCGCCGGCTCCCGCCGAGTAA
- a CDS encoding Do family serine endopeptidase — MRFANPLRVTSGPLLAVIVAVGLVAVPVDGWSQSRGPASVADLADGLLSAVVNISTTQNVAPRGPGRVPMPQLPEGSPFEEFFGEFFRDQESRPRPPGQGASLGSGFVVDADEGIVVTNNHVITGAAEIIVNFSDGSKVDAELVGIDTKTDIAVLKIDTTGRSLRAVSFGDSEAMRIGDWVMAIGNPFGFGGSVTVGIVSARNRQIGSGPYDDYIQTDAAINRGNSGGPLFNMDGEVIGINTAIISPSGGSIGIGFAIPSNLARNVVDQLREFGETRRGWLGVRIQPVTGEIAESLGLEEARGVLLSGIEKGGPAEGVLEAGDIIIGFDGVEVVDQRELRRIVAEAPVGSEVQVEVLRKGERKTVTVKLGRLEEDEEVASAEDEEGVDEPPVAEAKVLGMSIVELDDEARATFELPEDVSGVLISEVEEGSVADQQGIRPGDVIVEIALTSVSTPKEVLDQIEDLKAQGRKNALLMLANKTGELRFATLRMD, encoded by the coding sequence ATGCGCTTTGCCAACCCGCTACGCGTCACCAGCGGTCCGTTGCTGGCCGTGATTGTTGCCGTGGGTCTCGTCGCTGTGCCGGTCGATGGGTGGTCGCAGTCGCGGGGGCCGGCTTCGGTGGCCGATCTGGCGGACGGATTGCTCTCCGCTGTCGTCAATATCTCGACGACGCAGAACGTCGCGCCGCGCGGTCCCGGCCGCGTGCCTATGCCGCAACTGCCGGAAGGCTCTCCTTTCGAAGAGTTCTTTGGTGAGTTCTTCCGCGACCAGGAGAGCCGGCCCCGCCCGCCCGGGCAGGGGGCTTCGCTGGGATCGGGCTTCGTGGTGGACGCCGACGAGGGCATCGTCGTCACCAACAACCACGTGATCACCGGCGCCGCCGAGATCATCGTCAATTTCTCCGACGGCTCCAAGGTGGACGCCGAACTCGTGGGCATCGACACGAAGACGGACATTGCGGTTCTCAAGATCGATACCACCGGCCGCAGCTTGCGTGCCGTGTCTTTCGGCGATTCCGAAGCGATGCGCATTGGCGACTGGGTCATGGCCATCGGCAATCCGTTCGGCTTCGGCGGCTCCGTTACTGTGGGCATCGTGTCGGCGCGCAACCGGCAGATCGGGTCGGGACCCTATGACGACTACATCCAGACGGACGCTGCCATAAACCGCGGCAATTCCGGCGGTCCGCTGTTCAACATGGATGGCGAGGTCATCGGCATCAACACGGCCATCATCTCGCCGTCCGGCGGGTCGATCGGCATCGGCTTTGCCATCCCGTCGAACCTGGCGCGCAACGTGGTCGATCAGCTTCGCGAGTTCGGCGAAACAAGGCGGGGCTGGCTCGGCGTGCGCATTCAGCCGGTTACCGGCGAGATCGCCGAAAGCCTCGGTCTGGAAGAGGCCCGCGGCGTGCTCCTGAGCGGCATCGAGAAGGGCGGACCGGCCGAGGGCGTCCTGGAGGCCGGCGACATCATCATCGGCTTCGACGGCGTCGAGGTCGTGGACCAGCGCGAACTGCGCCGCATCGTGGCGGAAGCCCCGGTGGGGAGCGAGGTCCAGGTAGAGGTTTTGCGCAAGGGCGAGCGGAAGACGGTGACGGTCAAGCTCGGGCGTCTGGAGGAAGACGAGGAGGTCGCTTCCGCCGAGGACGAAGAGGGCGTGGACGAGCCGCCCGTCGCCGAGGCGAAGGTGCTGGGCATGTCCATTGTCGAGCTGGACGATGAGGCGCGCGCGACATTCGAACTGCCCGAGGACGTTAGCGGCGTGCTGATCTCCGAGGTCGAGGAAGGTTCGGTGGCCGACCAGCAAGGCATACGGCCGGGCGATGTCATCGTCGAGATCGCGCTGACATCGGTTTCCACACCCAAGGAAGTGCTCGACCAGATCGAGGATCTGAAGGCGCAGGGCCGGAAGAATGCACTGTTGATGCTCGCTAACAAAACCGGTGAGCTGCGGTTCGCGACGCTCAGGATGGACTGA
- a CDS encoding DUF2853 family protein: protein MADYLADVKKYDATADAAVVDKIVKHLGIALRNRDSSLVSCSDPSELERVREKWCKKKFGETDDAKCDSVIEKVCETMSGDNSKSRVTFYYLVAKHLGKLSALA from the coding sequence ATGGCCGACTATCTCGCAGACGTGAAGAAGTACGATGCAACCGCGGACGCCGCCGTTGTCGACAAGATCGTCAAGCATCTGGGCATTGCGCTCCGCAACCGCGATTCATCGCTGGTTTCGTGCAGCGACCCCAGCGAACTCGAGCGCGTGCGCGAAAAGTGGTGCAAGAAGAAGTTCGGCGAGACCGACGACGCCAAGTGCGATTCCGTGATCGAAAAGGTCTGCGAGACCATGTCCGGCGACAATTCGAAGAGCCGGGTGACCTTCTATTACCTGGTCGCCAAGCATCTGGGAAAATTGTCTGCCCTGGCCTGA